The following proteins are encoded in a genomic region of Lachnospiraceae bacterium KM106-2:
- a CDS encoding transcriptional regulator, HxlR family translates to MSQEEVSNENITPQVCPIKYMLSIIGGKWKQPIICILASEPSLRNSTIKRRLPGITNMMLSQSLKELEREGIIHRKQFNEVPPHVEYSLTEKGKTLLPILHEMQKWALQHMEPTNRCESCVSTE, encoded by the coding sequence ATGAGTCAAGAAGAAGTCAGTAATGAAAATATTACACCACAGGTCTGTCCGATCAAATATATGCTAAGTATCATTGGTGGTAAATGGAAGCAGCCCATCATCTGCATCTTAGCCAGTGAACCGTCGTTACGAAATAGTACGATCAAGCGAAGACTTCCTGGCATCACTAATATGATGCTTTCGCAGTCACTGAAGGAATTAGAACGGGAAGGTATCATTCATCGAAAACAATTTAATGAAGTCCCTCCTCATGTTGAGTATAGCCTTACCGAAAAAGGCAAGACACTTCTTCCAATCTTACACGAAATGCAAAAATGGGCACTTCAGCATATGGAACCGACAAATCGCTGTGAAAGCTGTGTCTCAACAGAGTAA
- a CDS encoding hydroxylamine reductase — protein MSNSMFCMQCQETAGNKGCTKVGVCGKNADLANMQDLLIYVTKGLSEVTTRLRKEGKEVSKDVNHNITLNLFTTITNANFDDDVFYERVKETLAMKNELMAKLSDRNGLSEAATWDVAEVKNSGFLSTLKKIVSGNNSGSEVNAMLKEKAESKEVGVLATENEDIRSLRELITYGLKGLSAYSKHANALGFDNIEIDAFMQETLMKLMDDSLTVDDLVALTLETGKVGVDGMALLDTANTTTYGNPEITKVNIGVGKNPGILVSGHDLADIEQLLIQTEGTGVDVYTHSEMLPAHYYPQLKKYSHLVGNYGNAWWKQKEEFESFNGPILMTTNCIVPPKASYKDRMFTTGAAGYAGCKHIEGEAGSTKDFSEIIALAKKCAAPSEIETGEIVGGFAHEQVFALADAVVDAVKSGAIKKFVVMAGCDGRASKRNYYTDFAKALPNDTVILTAGCAKYKYNKLNLGDINGIPRVLDAGQCNDSYSLALIALKLKEVFGLADINELPIIYNIAWYEQKAVIVLLSLLYLGVKEIHLGPTLPAFLSPNVAKVLVDNFGIGGISTVEEDMVSFFKEEVKPTKSEDGSITKDMVIGDILKANPAHAEVLMAAGMHCLGCPSSQMESLEEACQVHGLDVNELLAKLK, from the coding sequence ATGAGTAATTCGATGTTTTGTATGCAATGTCAAGAAACAGCCGGTAATAAAGGCTGTACGAAAGTTGGTGTGTGTGGTAAGAACGCAGATTTAGCAAACATGCAGGACTTATTGATCTATGTAACAAAAGGATTATCTGAAGTCACAACTAGATTACGTAAAGAAGGAAAAGAAGTATCAAAAGATGTAAATCACAATATAACATTAAACTTATTTACAACGATCACAAATGCAAACTTCGATGATGATGTATTTTACGAAAGAGTAAAAGAAACATTAGCGATGAAAAATGAGTTAATGGCTAAATTATCAGATAGAAACGGTTTGTCAGAAGCAGCAACTTGGGATGTGGCTGAAGTGAAAAATTCAGGTTTCTTAAGCACTCTTAAAAAGATCGTTTCTGGAAATAATAGTGGATCAGAAGTAAATGCAATGTTAAAAGAAAAAGCAGAATCCAAAGAAGTCGGTGTGTTAGCGACAGAAAACGAAGATATTCGTTCTTTAAGAGAATTGATCACTTACGGATTAAAAGGATTATCTGCATATTCCAAACATGCCAATGCATTAGGATTTGACAACATTGAGATCGATGCTTTCATGCAGGAAACTTTAATGAAGTTAATGGATGATTCTTTAACAGTAGATGATCTTGTAGCATTGACGTTAGAGACAGGTAAAGTTGGTGTAGATGGTATGGCTTTACTTGATACGGCCAACACAACAACTTACGGGAATCCAGAAATTACAAAAGTTAATATCGGCGTTGGTAAAAACCCTGGTATCTTAGTATCTGGTCATGATCTTGCGGATATCGAACAATTATTGATCCAGACAGAAGGAACAGGTGTTGACGTTTATACTCACTCAGAAATGTTACCAGCGCACTACTATCCACAACTAAAGAAATACTCTCACTTAGTAGGTAACTACGGGAATGCTTGGTGGAAGCAAAAAGAAGAATTTGAATCTTTCAACGGACCAATTTTGATGACAACAAACTGTATCGTTCCTCCAAAGGCTTCTTATAAAGATAGAATGTTTACAACAGGTGCAGCAGGTTACGCTGGATGTAAACACATTGAAGGTGAGGCAGGAAGCACAAAAGATTTCTCTGAAATCATTGCATTAGCAAAAAAATGTGCAGCTCCTAGTGAAATCGAAACAGGTGAGATCGTTGGTGGATTCGCTCATGAGCAAGTATTTGCATTAGCAGATGCGGTTGTAGATGCCGTAAAATCAGGTGCGATCAAGAAATTTGTTGTAATGGCAGGCTGCGATGGTAGAGCATCAAAACGTAACTACTATACAGATTTCGCAAAAGCATTACCAAACGACACTGTGATCTTAACTGCAGGCTGTGCAAAATATAAATACAATAAATTAAACTTAGGTGATATCAACGGTATCCCAAGAGTATTAGATGCCGGTCAATGTAACGATTCTTACTCATTAGCATTAATTGCTCTTAAGTTAAAAGAAGTATTTGGTTTAGCAGATATCAACGAATTACCGATCATCTACAACATTGCTTGGTATGAACAAAAAGCAGTTATCGTATTATTAAGCTTATTATATCTAGGCGTGAAAGAAATCCACTTAGGACCAACACTTCCAGCTTTCCTTTCACCAAATGTAGCTAAAGTATTAGTAGATAACTTTGGTATTGGCGGAATCTCAACAGTTGAAGAAGATATGGTTAGCTTTTTCAAAGAAGAAGTAAAACCTACTAAATCTGAAGATGGTTCTATCACAAAAGATATGGTGATCGGAGATATCTTAAAAGCGAATCCAGCTCATGCAGAAGTATTAATGGCTGCTGGAATGCACTGTCTTGGCTGTCCATCCTCACAAATGGAAAGCTTAGAAGAAGCTTGTCAAGTTCATGGATTAGATGTAAATGAATTACTTGCAAAATTAAAATAA
- a CDS encoding ferredoxin, with translation MRACVDQDLCIGCGLCAATEPEVFEMNAEGKAEGVQDTTEATKANVQEAIDSCPVGAIEER, from the coding sequence ATGAGAGCATGTGTAGATCAAGATTTATGTATCGGCTGCGGACTTTGTGCAGCAACCGAACCAGAAGTATTTGAAATGAATGCGGAAGGCAAAGCAGAAGGCGTACAAGATACCACAGAAGCTACAAAAGCAAACGTACAAGAAGCGATTGATTCCTGTCCAGTAGGAGCAATTGAGGAACGCTAA
- a CDS encoding GnaT-family acetyltransferase translates to MIFQDNVIKEYLKNVYFITGTPCGGKTTISRELAKRHNLLVYDIDEQFTSHQSISNAMFQPSMNKEFKGADDFFGRTIEEYKKWLIDNTREQLDFVILDLIRLSQNQTVLCDCHLTVEEADQLTESSRIVFLIKDPSNLVDDYCNRPDHQGFSNYINSASDIEKAKAVCNATLQSLNEKRCNDIRNSNYFWVERTKHSTVSETVRQVEQHFNLIKNDFHIDTLEIRRVEKNTDLADQLIHFVENFSWEDTKEHILWMLRNWVFRDWETEFVALVNGQIVGMTSIMKTDYYPLPEIYPWISSVFVMEDYRGHRISEKLIHFANEYAKVIGFDKTYIPSEHTGLYERYGYRYLKDIVNYGNGIDRLYVKELK, encoded by the coding sequence ATGATATTTCAAGATAATGTAATCAAAGAATATTTGAAAAATGTTTACTTTATAACTGGAACACCTTGTGGTGGAAAGACAACGATTTCAAGAGAGTTAGCTAAGCGACACAATTTATTGGTTTATGATATTGATGAACAGTTTACAAGTCATCAGAGTATTTCCAATGCTATGTTTCAACCTTCAATGAACAAAGAATTTAAAGGTGCTGATGATTTTTTTGGACGAACGATAGAGGAATATAAAAAATGGCTGATTGATAACACAAGAGAGCAATTAGATTTTGTAATATTGGATTTGATTCGTCTTTCACAAAACCAAACGGTATTGTGTGATTGCCATTTAACAGTGGAAGAAGCTGATCAATTAACAGAATCATCAAGAATAGTCTTTTTAATAAAGGACCCTTCGAATTTAGTGGATGATTACTGTAATCGCCCCGACCATCAAGGTTTTAGTAATTATATAAATAGTGCATCAGATATTGAAAAAGCAAAGGCAGTATGTAATGCAACCTTACAAAGCCTTAATGAAAAAAGATGTAATGATATCAGAAACAGTAACTATTTTTGGGTGGAAAGAACCAAACATAGTACAGTTAGTGAGACTGTAAGGCAAGTGGAGCAACATTTTAATCTTATTAAGAATGACTTCCATATAGATACATTAGAGATTAGAAGGGTCGAAAAGAATACTGACTTGGCAGATCAACTAATCCATTTTGTTGAGAATTTTTCTTGGGAAGATACAAAGGAACATATCTTGTGGATGCTTCGTAATTGGGTCTTTAGAGATTGGGAAACTGAATTTGTGGCATTAGTGAATGGGCAAATTGTTGGAATGACTTCTATTATGAAGACAGATTATTATCCGTTACCAGAGATATATCCATGGATATCAAGTGTGTTTGTGATGGAGGACTATCGTGGACATAGGATTAGTGAGAAACTGATTCATTTTGCAAATGAATACGCAAAAGTAATAGGATTTGACAAAACCTATATTCCATCAGAACATACAGGATTATATGAGCGTTATGGCTATCGTTATCTTAAAGATATTGTGAATTATGGGAATGGCATCGACCGATTGTATGTTAAAGAATTGAAGTGA
- a CDS encoding hydroxylamine reductase, whose product MENNKMFCMQCQETAGNKGCTKVGVCGKSADLANMQDLLIYVTKGLSEVTTRLRKEGKEISKELNHYITLNLFTTITNANFDDDVFYQRVKETVAMRNEMLEQLTNREGLSDAATWEVNEADVNAILKAKSESKEVGVLATENEDVRSLRELITYGLKGLSAYSKHANALGFDNEEIDAFMQETLMKLMDDSMTADELVALTLETGKVGVDGMALLDTANTTTYGNPEITKVNIGVGKNPGILVSGHDLADIEQLLIQTEGTGVDVYTHSEMLPAHYYPQLKKYSHLVGNYGNAWWKQKEEFESFNGPILMTTNCIVPPKDSYKDRMFTTGAAGYAGCKHIEGEAGSKKDFSEIIELAKTCAAPTEIETGEIVGGFAHEQVFALADAVVDAVKSGAIKKFVVMAGCDGRAKTRNYYTDFAKALPKDAVILTAGCAKYKYNKLNLGDINGIPRVLDAGQCNDSYSLALIALKLKEVFGLADINELPIIYNIAWYEQKAVIVLLSLLYLGVKEIHLGPTLPAFLSPNVAKVLVDNFGIGGISTVEEDMELFFGEEVAAAKSVDGVISKDMIIGDVLKSNAENAEVLMAMGMHCLGCPSSQAETLEEACQVHGFDVNEIMAKLK is encoded by the coding sequence ATGGAAAACAATAAAATGTTCTGTATGCAATGTCAAGAAACAGCTGGAAACAAGGGATGTACGAAAGTCGGCGTGTGTGGTAAAAGCGCTGATTTAGCAAATATGCAAGATTTATTAATTTATGTAACGAAAGGATTATCTGAAGTTACAACAAGATTACGTAAAGAAGGAAAAGAAATCAGCAAAGAGTTAAATCACTACATCACTCTTAACTTATTTACTACGATCACAAATGCAAACTTCGACGATGATGTATTTTATCAAAGAGTCAAAGAAACAGTAGCTATGAGAAACGAAATGTTAGAGCAGCTTACTAACAGAGAAGGTTTATCTGATGCAGCTACTTGGGAAGTAAATGAAGCAGATGTAAATGCAATCTTAAAAGCAAAATCAGAATCCAAAGAAGTTGGTGTTCTTGCAACAGAAAATGAAGATGTTCGTTCTCTTAGAGAATTGATCACTTACGGATTAAAAGGCTTATCTGCATACTCCAAACATGCCAATGCATTAGGATTTGATAATGAAGAGATCGATGCTTTCATGCAGGAAACATTAATGAAGTTAATGGATGATTCTATGACAGCTGATGAACTTGTAGCATTAACATTAGAAACTGGTAAAGTTGGTGTTGACGGTATGGCATTACTTGATACGGCTAATACAACTACTTACGGAAATCCTGAGATCACAAAAGTTAATATCGGCGTTGGTAAAAATCCTGGTATCTTAGTATCTGGTCATGATCTTGCAGATATTGAACAATTATTGATCCAAACAGAAGGAACTGGTGTTGACGTTTATACTCACTCTGAAATGTTACCAGCTCATTACTACCCACAATTAAAGAAATACTCTCACTTAGTAGGTAACTATGGAAATGCATGGTGGAAACAAAAAGAAGAATTCGAATCTTTTAACGGACCGATCTTAATGACTACAAACTGTATCGTACCTCCAAAGGATTCTTACAAAGATAGAATGTTTACAACAGGTGCAGCAGGTTACGCTGGATGTAAACATATCGAAGGGGAAGCTGGAAGCAAGAAAGATTTCTCTGAAATCATCGAATTAGCGAAAACTTGTGCAGCTCCAACAGAAATCGAAACAGGTGAGATCGTTGGTGGATTCGCTCATGAGCAAGTATTTGCACTAGCTGATGCTGTAGTTGATGCCGTAAAATCAGGTGCAATTAAGAAATTCGTTGTTATGGCAGGTTGTGATGGTAGAGCAAAAACTAGAAACTACTACACAGATTTCGCGAAAGCACTTCCAAAAGACGCTGTTATCTTAACTGCAGGTTGTGCAAAATACAAATACAACAAATTGAATTTAGGCGACATCAATGGCATTCCAAGAGTATTAGATGCCGGTCAATGTAACGATTCTTACTCACTAGCTTTAATTGCATTAAAATTAAAAGAAGTATTTGGTTTAGCAGATATCAACGAATTACCGATCATCTACAACATTGCTTGGTATGAACAAAAAGCCGTTATCGTATTATTAAGCTTATTATACCTAGGCGTGAAAGAAATTCACTTAGGACCAACACTTCCAGCTTTCCTTTCACCAAATGTAGCAAAAGTATTAGTAGATAACTTTGGTATCGGTGGAATCTCTACAGTAGAAGAAGATATGGAACTATTTTTTGGTGAAGAAGTTGCGGCAGCAAAATCTGTAGATGGTGTGATTTCTAAAGATATGATCATCGGTGATGTATTAAAATCCAATGCAGAGAATGCAGAGGTATTAATGGCAATGGGAATGCACTGCTTAGGATGTCCATCATCTCAAGCAGAAACATTAGAAGAAGCTTGTCAAGTTCATGGATTTGATGTAAATGAGATTATGGCTAAATTAAAATAG
- a CDS encoding DNA polymerase IV, producing MKKDRTYICIDLKSFYASVECVERGLDPLTTNLAVADAERTEKTICLAITPSLKAMGIPNRCRLFQIPKHLDFITAKPRMQLYIEYSANIYAIYLKYVDKDDIHVYSIDEAFLDVTDYLAMYQMTAQELAVKIMQDVMDTTGITATCGIGTNLYLAKIALDITAKHLDDHIGFLDEETYCKTLWNHKPLSDFWRVGAGTVKRLEKYGIFTMKDIAQTEEDLLYRIFGIDAELLIDHAWGRETTTIADIKAFKPKHNSIGSGQVLGCDYDYEKGKLIIKEMADLLCLELLDKGLVTDSISLQIGYSNQENHEHSRGSIKVRITTNSAKVIREAVEELYDRIVDRNCPIRRAYLSYNNVIDEAYQEYDLFTDPAELERERKIQKAMLDIKKKFGKNAILKGMNLEEGSTTIERNKQIGGHRSGD from the coding sequence ATGAAGAAAGACAGAACCTACATATGCATTGACCTTAAGAGCTTTTATGCATCTGTAGAATGCGTCGAACGTGGTCTTGATCCGTTGACCACGAATCTTGCTGTAGCAGATGCCGAACGAACGGAAAAGACAATCTGTTTAGCAATCACTCCATCCTTGAAGGCAATGGGTATTCCTAACCGATGTCGTCTATTCCAAATACCAAAGCATCTTGATTTTATTACCGCAAAACCAAGAATGCAGTTATATATTGAATACTCGGCTAATATCTACGCCATATACTTAAAATACGTGGATAAGGACGATATCCATGTTTACTCCATTGATGAAGCATTTCTTGATGTCACCGATTATTTAGCCATGTATCAGATGACAGCGCAGGAATTGGCGGTTAAGATCATGCAGGATGTTATGGATACGACCGGCATTACGGCAACTTGCGGGATCGGAACTAATCTTTATCTGGCTAAGATCGCATTAGATATTACGGCAAAGCATTTAGATGACCATATCGGATTCTTGGATGAAGAGACCTATTGTAAGACGTTATGGAATCATAAGCCTCTTTCTGATTTCTGGAGAGTGGGAGCAGGAACCGTTAAGCGATTAGAGAAATATGGTATTTTTACGATGAAAGATATCGCACAGACAGAGGAAGATTTATTATATCGAATCTTTGGCATCGATGCAGAATTATTGATCGATCACGCATGGGGGAGAGAGACGACTACCATTGCGGATATCAAGGCATTTAAACCAAAGCATAATTCCATCGGAAGCGGACAGGTTTTAGGCTGTGATTATGATTATGAAAAAGGAAAATTGATCATCAAGGAGATGGCGGATCTTCTTTGCTTAGAATTATTAGATAAGGGATTAGTGACCGATTCGATCTCATTGCAGATCGGTTATTCTAATCAAGAGAATCATGAACATTCCAGAGGCAGTATAAAAGTACGCATTACAACGAATTCAGCGAAAGTCATCCGGGAAGCGGTAGAGGAACTTTATGATCGGATTGTAGACCGAAACTGTCCTATTCGTAGAGCCTATCTGTCTTATAATAATGTGATCGATGAAGCCTATCAGGAATACGATCTCTTTACAGATCCAGCCGAACTTGAACGAGAGCGTAAAATACAAAAGGCAATGCTTGACATCAAGAAGAAGTTTGGGAAAAACGCAATTCTCAAAGGAATGAACTTAGAAGAAGGAAGTACCACCATAGAACGGAATAAGCAGATAGGAGGTCATCGTAGTGGCGATTAG
- a CDS encoding Hcp transcriptional regulator HcpR produces the protein MNNINEIIATCPLFGSIDPTDYDHMLRCLGASVKEFNDNDYVFLSDMIIEQVGIVLEGSVEIIKESLSGHRHIIAVLGPGNLFGEGIVCTKDRRSAVSVRTREHVKILFIPYLKIMTTCAHGCSFHHQIIYNMMHILGEKNNHLTHKMEILTLKGMREKLATYLISEQRRQNKKLFYITLNRNELAEYLNVSRPSMSRELARMKEEGIIDYHKNCFSITNMEQLIDYLD, from the coding sequence ATGAATAATATAAATGAAATTATAGCAACGTGTCCGCTTTTTGGATCAATCGATCCAACTGACTATGATCATATGCTGCGATGTCTTGGCGCTTCTGTGAAAGAATTTAATGATAATGATTATGTCTTCTTATCAGACATGATCATTGAGCAAGTTGGCATTGTCTTAGAAGGTTCAGTGGAGATCATTAAAGAATCATTAAGCGGGCATCGACATATTATCGCTGTTCTTGGCCCTGGTAACCTATTCGGCGAAGGAATCGTCTGTACGAAAGACAGACGTTCTGCTGTCAGTGTCCGCACACGAGAACATGTTAAGATCTTATTCATCCCTTACTTAAAAATCATGACAACCTGTGCGCATGGCTGCTCCTTCCACCATCAGATCATCTACAATATGATGCACATTCTTGGTGAAAAAAATAATCATCTGACTCATAAGATGGAGATATTAACGCTAAAAGGGATGCGTGAGAAACTAGCCACTTATCTGATCAGCGAACAAAGAAGACAAAATAAAAAGTTATTTTATATTACCTTAAATCGAAATGAATTAGCCGAATATCTTAATGTCTCAAGACCAAGTATGAGCCGTGAACTTGCTCGTATGAAGGAAGAGGGAATCATTGACTATCACAAAAACTGCTTTTCCATTACGAATATGGAACAATTGATCGATTATCTAGACTAA
- a CDS encoding uncharacterized conserved protein, YTFE family, possibly metal-binding, whose protein sequence is MSAFLGPIHHWLYNKIQLENKMTNEVASLLGITEEVDTKFEHLDIRPLEEIIDESNIHGWLQEKVDLVERRFAFVLSKATVDGHLQQDVIECIKRFGGETAIELNINSLKDVYQIMNDLLLDGMPCDHVNSLESEEENKIVIRRNNCIHGKYYGEYNMDATAYYEARKAFMDGVLNFTPYAYIEIDSAYHLVRKDSVQIMVEEHDNILRMVKVIRHECKKLMNGEAPDMEKWAKLTDFVGNYADAHHHGKEEQLFFNVMEENLGPAGQKLIRNGMLVEHDMGRLYMHDLKEDLKELAAGTEERRLDAIANAISYCHLITRHIEKENTLVYPFGQKNLSEELMNQVNEDVYQFEEKAYTENTQNRFAEMIREMEKELY, encoded by the coding sequence ATGAGCGCATTTTTAGGACCAATTCATCATTGGCTATATAATAAAATTCAACTTGAAAACAAGATGACAAATGAAGTGGCATCTTTACTTGGAATCACAGAGGAAGTAGATACAAAATTCGAACATCTAGATATTCGTCCATTAGAAGAGATCATCGATGAGAGTAACATTCATGGATGGTTACAAGAAAAAGTGGATTTAGTAGAAAGAAGATTTGCCTTTGTATTATCAAAAGCAACTGTTGATGGACATTTACAACAAGACGTGATCGAGTGCATCAAACGTTTTGGTGGTGAGACTGCAATCGAGCTTAATATCAATTCTTTAAAGGATGTATATCAGATCATGAATGATCTTTTATTAGATGGTATGCCATGTGATCATGTTAACAGTTTAGAAAGTGAAGAAGAGAATAAAATCGTAATCCGTAGAAATAACTGTATTCATGGAAAATACTATGGAGAATACAATATGGATGCAACGGCCTATTATGAGGCACGTAAAGCATTCATGGATGGTGTTCTTAACTTTACTCCATATGCATATATCGAAATCGATTCCGCGTATCATCTAGTGAGAAAAGATAGTGTACAAATTATGGTAGAAGAGCATGATAACATTCTTCGTATGGTCAAAGTAATTCGTCATGAATGTAAGAAATTAATGAATGGCGAAGCGCCTGATATGGAGAAATGGGCGAAGTTGACAGATTTTGTTGGTAATTATGCGGATGCACATCACCATGGAAAAGAAGAGCAGCTTTTCTTTAATGTAATGGAAGAGAACCTTGGTCCGGCAGGACAGAAGCTGATCCGTAATGGTATGTTAGTAGAACACGATATGGGACGCCTTTATATGCATGATCTGAAAGAAGACTTAAAAGAATTAGCAGCAGGTACAGAAGAACGTCGTCTAGATGCGATTGCAAATGCTATTTCCTATTGTCATTTGATCACACGTCATATTGAAAAAGAAAATACTTTAGTTTATCCATTTGGACAGAAGAACTTAAGTGAAGAACTTATGAATCAAGTAAATGAAGATGTATATCAATTTGAAGAAAAAGCTTATACAGAGAATACACAAAATCGTTTTGCCGAGATGATCCGTGAAATGGAAAAAGAACTTTATTAA
- a CDS encoding cystathionine beta-synthase: MKYYESMEALIGNTPMVKLNHIVPDQKVNVFAKLELYNPAGSVKDRVGKYMIEDAVKSGRLSKGGTIVEATAGNTGLGIAFAALNKGYHVIFVVPTKFSEEKQILMRALGAKIINTPRELGMKGAIEKAEELKAEIEGAISLQQFKNQANPKSHYETTGPEIYEALEGDIDAIVLGAGSGGTFTGILKYAKEHNPAIKGVLADPVGSTIGGGEHGDYNIEGIGNDFIADTMDITLVDEVIKITDDEAFATARELARKEGIFGGSSSGAAMAATLKLIKNMDHGNVVVVLPDRGDRYFSANLYE, encoded by the coding sequence ATGAAGTATTATGAATCGATGGAAGCACTGATCGGGAATACGCCGATGGTCAAATTAAATCATATCGTACCAGATCAGAAGGTTAATGTATTTGCAAAATTAGAGTTATATAATCCAGCTGGAAGTGTGAAAGATCGTGTTGGAAAATATATGATCGAGGATGCCGTTAAATCAGGGAGATTAAGCAAGGGCGGTACGATCGTCGAAGCAACCGCAGGCAATACAGGATTAGGCATAGCATTTGCAGCATTAAATAAAGGTTATCATGTTATCTTTGTCGTGCCGACGAAATTCTCGGAGGAAAAACAGATCTTGATGCGTGCGTTAGGTGCGAAGATCATTAATACACCAAGAGAGCTTGGAATGAAAGGTGCCATCGAGAAAGCAGAAGAATTAAAGGCAGAGATCGAAGGTGCGATCTCCTTACAGCAGTTTAAAAATCAGGCAAATCCAAAGTCTCACTATGAGACTACCGGACCTGAAATCTATGAGGCACTAGAAGGAGACATCGATGCCATTGTATTAGGTGCGGGTAGCGGAGGAACCTTTACTGGTATTCTAAAATATGCAAAGGAGCACAACCCTGCTATTAAAGGTGTATTAGCCGATCCAGTGGGATCTACGATCGGCGGTGGCGAACATGGGGATTATAACATTGAGGGAATTGGAAATGATTTTATTGCAGATACCATGGATATTACCCTAGTTGATGAGGTGATCAAGATCACAGATGATGAGGCTTTTGCCACAGCGAGAGAATTGGCTAGAAAAGAAGGAATCTTTGGAGGATCTTCTTCAGGAGCGGCGATGGCGGCAACTTTAAAGCTGATCAAGAATATGGATCATGGAAACGTGGTAGTAGTGCTTCCAGACCGAGGAGATCGCTATTTCTCAGCAAATCTATATGAATAA
- a CDS encoding cystathionine gamma-lyase, whose product MKNINTALIHGGIDGDKRTGAVNVSIYQTSTYRQTGIGENPAYEYSRTGNPTREALESLIAELEHGYRGFAFASGMAAITAVLSLFHQGDKLLISSNVYGGTFRVLDKVFNHFGITYEIADTTNVQELATQITNDVKAIYVESPANPLMTITDIAAVSKVAKENGILMIVDNTFMTPYLQRPIELGADIVIHSATKYLGGHSDLIAGLVVVNNEDLAKQIAFIQNSTGGILQPFDSFLLIRGIKTLGVRLDRHVSNAEKIVARLENNEAIEKLYYPGRKEDPGYEINQKQAKNGGAMISFELKANYDINKFFHSLHLIALAESLGGVESLVCHPATMTHAAIPYEIRQKVGITDGLIRLSVGIEDVADIIADLEQAIKDAKEL is encoded by the coding sequence ATGAAGAATATTAATACAGCATTAATTCATGGAGGCATTGACGGAGATAAGAGAACAGGAGCAGTGAATGTTTCAATCTATCAGACATCTACTTATAGACAGACTGGGATTGGTGAGAATCCAGCTTATGAATATTCCAGAACCGGTAACCCAACAAGAGAGGCTTTAGAATCGTTAATTGCAGAACTGGAGCATGGATATCGTGGTTTCGCTTTTGCATCTGGTATGGCAGCCATTACAGCAGTGCTCAGTCTGTTCCATCAAGGAGACAAACTTCTCATCTCAAGTAATGTATATGGAGGAACCTTCCGAGTTCTAGATAAGGTGTTCAATCATTTCGGAATCACATATGAGATCGCTGATACGACCAATGTGCAAGAGTTAGCAACTCAGATCACAAATGACGTAAAGGCAATCTATGTCGAAAGCCCAGCAAATCCACTAATGACGATCACCGATATTGCTGCTGTTAGCAAAGTGGCAAAGGAGAATGGAATTCTAATGATTGTAGATAATACCTTTATGACGCCTTATCTGCAACGTCCGATCGAACTAGGTGCAGATATCGTCATCCATAGTGCAACGAAATACTTAGGTGGCCATAGTGATCTGATCGCAGGTTTAGTGGTCGTAAATAATGAAGACTTAGCAAAGCAGATTGCATTCATTCAGAATTCGACAGGCGGCATTTTACAGCCATTTGATTCCTTTTTACTGATTCGAGGTATCAAGACATTAGGAGTACGTTTAGATCGACATGTATCCAATGCGGAGAAGATTGTTGCTAGATTAGAGAATAATGAGGCAATCGAAAAACTATACTATCCTGGACGAAAAGAGGATCCTGGTTATGAAATCAATCAAAAGCAAGCAAAAAACGGCGGCGCAATGATTTCGTTTGAATTGAAAGCAAATTATGATATCAATAAGTTCTTTCATTCCTTACATTTAATCGCATTAGCAGAAAGCCTAGGAGGCGTAGAATCCTTAGTTTGCCATCCAGCAACAATGACGCATGCCGCAATTCCATATGAGATTCGACAAAAAGTCGGAATTACGGATGGGCTGATTCGATTATCTGTAGGAATCGAAGATGTAGCAGATATCATCGCAGATTTAGAGCAGGCAATAAAAGACGCAAAGGAGCTGTAA